The following are from one region of the Lytechinus pictus isolate F3 Inbred chromosome 4, Lp3.0, whole genome shotgun sequence genome:
- the LOC129259092 gene encoding serine/threonine-protein kinase LATS2-like, whose protein sequence is MLQSNTPGETLQHPSPYGQQTSRQQIYLASGGDNARSLSSVSSNNSFSDGRTSSIQQQQQPQTAYTGRSYNSTMAHGDSLVTNAQAMPYVKAVAPGGDSRLQPQWNAMNYSGYSGHSRDSSGQIHITASRAPSSNLQSTNPNRSGAPMERTNLANRLHVGKNGDVIYQSYVNPNRDSSGYKSSLTMNRVPGAADTGYNQLTINPEDRTIKRQTVITISTTSSTTYSTGKTFTVSDPMSSHNPPPYPQGRTYNVQAATAAAQGQSIPQSNGYDLGQRHGTMTHATYAGQGTHVSSQLAVSRNPPTGLNAAYNGQGTNMSNHLNVQPSPTPTEQHRSCAHIMILPADNQPSIYSPDMISAMINKTQPPPSYEFSTQNRQTPNSIQTQAGHVGGPQQRGGTPTMTQSQYNTARLTPQNSQGPSNSSTVFKPIPSQMGGNVVQIQTQLPQHHQPQPAVVTISRIEPNNDLPGNSKPPPPYRPAATVQNVEMKAKDLHLNVPVAAAVSSTAVPGPGYSSPPFLQSVSSTPVAKPVLQKAHGPDQPPPARGPSPDTISTQSTSTQSSSARSESPLVRPPSLISEISDGCDLESASSDSQPLEKSRIESPVPERRNKGRHKERYEPRVRVYRPEAYKFYMEQHVENILKSHRQRIKRRMQLEQEMQRVDLTPGDRDQMRRMLFQKESNYLRLKRAKMNKSMFKKIKTLGIGAFGEVALARKVDTNALYAVKKLRKLDVIQRNQAGHVKAERDILAEADNEWVVKLYYSFQDKENLYFVMDYIPGGDLMSLLIRLEIFEEDLARFYIAELVLAIESVHKMDFIHRDIKPDNILIDRDGHIKLTDFGLCTGFRWTHDSKYYQKPGHNRTDSMEPFDTMDRGKCGCSHHHFDAKDKEHDRSSHDKRPLKTLERRKKREQERCKAHSLVGTPNYIAPEVLIRTGYTQLCDWWSVGVILYEMLVGQPPFHADSPAETQFKVINWKQYLHIPSQAKLSRDASDFIRRLCTGPEERLGKNGVLDIKSHPFFQTIDFDSNIRKMKAPYIPTVRHPTDTSNFDPVSPNKLGSNSSTDSWDSNPTEEENHRQQTDHAFFEFTFRRFFDDNGHPYPLPIDIDSPPGPGEMERSEGDGAAAQSSTDLQDMDYV, encoded by the exons ATGCTACAGTCCAACACACCTGGGGAGACCTTGCAACATCCATCACCCTACGGTCAGCAGACTTCCCGTCAACAGATCTACTTAGCAAGTGGTGGTGACAATGCCCGCAGTCTTTCATCCGTATCTTCAAACAACTCCTTCAGTGATGGCAGGACTTCTTCCAttcaacagcagcagcagccaCAGACTGCTTATACAGGCCGTTCGTACAACTCCACGATGGCCCATGGGGACAGTTTGGTAACGAACGCGCAGGCAATGCCTTATGTGAAAGCTGTTGCTCCTGGGGGTGACAGTAGACTTCAACCGCAATGGAATGCAATGAATTACAGTGGTTATTCTGGACATTCAAGAGATAGTAGCGGACAAATTCATATAACGGCTAGTAGGGCGCCATCAAGTAATCTGCAAAGCACAAACCCTAATAGGTCTGGTGCACCTATGGAAAGGACAAATCTAGCAAATAGGCTACATGTAGGTAAGAATGGTGATGTGATTTACCAGTCGTATGTGAATCCAAATAGAGACAGTTCAGGGTATAAGTCTAGCCTGACTATGAATAGGGTGCCAGGGGCAGCTGATACTGGTTATAACCAGTTAACAATCAATCCAGAGGACAGAACTATCAAACGTCAAACTGTTATCACAATCTCGACGACATCGTCAACGACATACTCGACGGGAAAGACGTTTACCGTATCAGATCCTATGTCATCACACAATCCGCCTCCTTATCCTCAAGGAAGGACTTATAATGTTCAAGCCGCAACGGCAGCTGCACAAGGTCAAAGCATTCCCCAGTCCAATGGATACGACTTGGGACAAAGACATGGAACAATGACGCATGCCACCTATGCAGGGCAAGGTACACATGTGTCCAGTCAGTTGGCAGTTTCGCGTAATCCACCAACTGGTTTGAATGCGGCCTACAATGGACAGGGTACCAACATGTCAAATCACCTAAATGTACAACCTAGTCCCACACCTACAGAGCAACATCGAAGCTGTGCTCATATAATGATATTACCCGCAGACAATCAGCCTAGCATTTACAGTCCAGATATGATAAGTGCTATGATTAATAAAACTCAGCCTCCCCCAAGTTATGAATTCAGTACCCAAAATCGGCAGACCCCAAATTCAATTCAGACTCAAGCAGGTCATGTCGGTGGGCCTCAGCAAAGAGGAGGCACACCGACCATGACTCAATCGCAGTACAATACAGCAAGACTCACTCCGCAGAATAGTCAGGGTCCTAGCAATAGTAGTACTGTATTCAAGCCAATCCCATCACAGATGGGAGGCAACGTGGTACAGATTCAAACCCAACTCCCGCAACATCATCAGCCTCAGCCGGCAGTTGTGACAATTAGTCGTATAGAACCAAACAATGATTTACCAGGAAATAGCAAACCACCGCCACCATACAGGCCGGCAGCTACTGTGCAGAATGTGGAGATGAAGGCCAAAGACTTGCATCTCAATGTTCCAGTTGCTGCTGCAGTAAGTTCAACTGCCGTACCAGGGCCTGGTTACTCCTCACCACCTTTTCTTCAGTCCGTTAGCAGTACCCCAGTTGCAAAACCTGTCCTTCAGAAAGCCCATGGACCTGATCAGCCGCCACCTGCAAGAGGTCCATCACCAGACACGATCAGCACTCAAAGCACTAGCACACAGAGCTCTTCCGCAAGATCAGAATCCCCTCTTGTCAGACCTCCATCTCTTATTTCAGAGATTTCAGATGGTTGTGATTTGGAGAGTGCATCTAGCGATTCCCAGCCGCTCGAGAAGAGCAGGATCGAATCTCCTGTGCCTGAGCGTCGGAACAAGGGTAGGCATAAGGAACGGTATGAGCCTCGTGTCAGGGTCTACAGACCGGAAGCCTATAAGTTTTACATGGAGCAACACGTTGAGAATATTCTCAAGTCGCATCGGCAAAGAATCAAAAGGCGGATGCAACTTGAGCAGGAGATGCAGCGTGTTGATCTCACCCCAGGGGATCGCGACCAGATGAGGCGGATGCTTTTCCAGAAGGAGTCCAACTACCTCCGCCTCAAGCGTGCCAAGATGAACAAATCCATGTTCAAGAAAATCAAAACCCTTGGCATTGGAGCCTTCGGTGAAGTGGCTCTTGCCAGGAAAGTTGACACCAATGCCTTGTACGCTGTGAAGAAGCTACGGAAACTAGACGTCATACAGCGTAACCAGGCAGGCCATGTGAAAGCGGAGCGGGATATCCTGGCAGAAGCGGACAACGAGTGGGTAGTCAAACTATACTACTCCTTTCAAGACAAGGAAAACTTGTACTTTGTGATGGATTACATCCCAGGAGGTGACTTGATGAGCCTCTTGATTCGCCTTGAGATCTTTGAGGAGGACCTTGCAAGATTCTACATTGCGGAATTGGTCCTGGCCATAGAAAGTGTGCATAAGATGGACTTCATCCATCGAGACATCAAACCAGATAACATCCTGATTGATAGAGATGGTCACATCAAGCTCACTGACTTTGGCCTCTGTACTGGCTTCAGATGGACCCATGACTCCAAATACTATCAGAAAC CTGGCCACAATAGAACGGACAGTATGGAGCCCTTTGACACCATGGACCGAGGGAAATGTGGGTGCAGTCACCACCATTTTGATGCCAAAGATAAGGAGCATGACCGTTCCTCTCATGACAAGCGCCCTCTGAAGACCCTTGAGAGGAGAAAGAAGCGTGAGCAGGAGCGATGCAAGGCCCACTCCCTGGTTGGAACCCCCAATTACATCGCCCCTGAGGTTCTTATCAGAACAG GGTATACCCAGCTGTGTGATTGGTGGAGTGTGGGTGTCATCTTGTACGAGATGTTGGTTGGTCAACCCCCGTTCCATGCAGACTCGCCTGCCGAGACCCAGTTTAAG GTTATAAACTGGAAGCAATACCTTCACATCCCGTCCCAAGCCAAGCTCAGCCGCGATGCCTCTGATTTCATCCGCCGACTCTGCACAGGACCAGAGGAGCGCCTGGGCAAAAACGGTGTCCTAGACATCAAATCGCATCCGTTCTTCCAGACCATAGACTTTGACTCCAACATCCGCAAGATGAAAGCCCCCTACATCCCCACCGTCCGCCACCCGACGGATACCTCCAACTTCGATCCCGTCTCGCCGAATAAGCTAGGCTCCAACTCCAGCACAGACAGCTGGGACAGCAACCCTACCGAAGAGGAGAATCATCGGCAGCAGACGGATCATGCCTTCTTCGAGTTCACCTTCCGGAGGTTCTTCGATGACAATGGACATCCGTACCCGCTGCCCATCGACATTGACTCGCCGCCTGGACCTGGTGAGATGGAGAGATCTGAAGGGGACGGAGCAGCCGCTCAGAGCAGCACCGACTTGCAAGACATGGACTATGTCTGA